A window from Molothrus ater isolate BHLD 08-10-18 breed brown headed cowbird chromosome 24, BPBGC_Mater_1.1, whole genome shotgun sequence encodes these proteins:
- the CSF3R gene encoding LOW QUALITY PROTEIN: granulocyte colony-stimulating factor receptor (The sequence of the model RefSeq protein was modified relative to this genomic sequence to represent the inferred CDS: inserted 1 base in 1 codon; deleted 1 base in 1 codon), translated as MARRGAGTPFLRQLSLLLLLHLGGTLGCASVTVSPPIVPLGSAVTASCTIQRELCQGLEQGRLRISWMLDSKPVAGSQRQGPGGTEVSNLTLPRFNHTQARLFCCVEWNGTKQRIGMAEIRAGYPPAKPLNLSCVLNLDDYGLTCQWQQGTNSHLPTSFVLKCMGSRAQAVTGCTPRGGHSHCTVPRRLLQLYRQMEIWVSATNALGTAESEHLHIDPMDVAKLDPPTLQSIQSIPFQTDCIALAWDVARGTKHMELQCELRYRAPEDPAWALVSGIIGQAGTAQRCGFLFGTQYHFQMRCRRSSASALGSWSEWSPGRNYTTHEKAPTGKLDAWWEAQPAGGQLEVQLRWKAPRQREANGRVLGYRVTLSPRRRGRDPPTVCNTTHTQCNFSVPAAARRVYLSAYNAAGESAPTEVMLLERTGQPLAGLRAVPGGERXLWVHWEAPLAPVTAYILEWQRVAAEPGHCRACWQMERDGAATTALIQDGIEPFQRYNISLYPLYEGTVGVPIHTTAYSQQKAPSHAPKLHLKRISKSEAELCWEPLPVEAQNGFITSYTIFWASSITSMASATVNPSLSSFAIRGLKPSTLYKVHIMASTAAGSTNGTSLTLVTTVLDDTELQFLFLSLGLVFVGLMVLLICFQKNERMKEQLWPSVPDPANSSLGKWVPAALPQEPLQSLAAREPGPAAISTVTVLEGEPGKQQGKEHPALAAVPPALSRPYVRQEGPGEPVQYARVGGAGYRGQRLLPEPAPRFYENLRGRGDGSGGGDWAFLEEPPATFPLLQGLRIGGAEELHECRAD; from the exons ATGGCCAGGCGCGGTGCTGGGACACCCTTCCTGcggcagctctccctgctcctgctgctccacctgGGCG ggacactgggctgTGCCTCGGTGACTGTGAGCCCCCCCATTGTGCCCCTGGGCTCGGCTGTCACGGCATCCTGCACCATCCAGAGAGAGCTCTGCCAAGGCTTGGAGCAGGGGAGGCTCCGGATCAGCTGGATGCTGGACAGCAAGCCTGTGGCTGGGAGCCAGCGCCAGGGTCCAGGGGGCACAGAGGTGTCCAACCTCACCCTGCCCCGCTTCAACCACACCCAGGCCAGGCTGTTCTGCTGTGTGGAGTGGAATGGGACCAAGCAGCGCATTGGCATGGCCGAGATCAGGGCGGGCT ACCCTCCTGCAAAGCCCCTCAACCTCAGCTGTGTCCTGAACCTCGATGACTACGGGCTGACGTGCCAATGGCAGCAGGGAACCAACAGCCACCTCCCCACCAGCTTCGTGCTGAAATGCATGGG gagcagagcccaggcagtgACGGGCTGCACCCCACgaggagggcacagccactgCACGGTGCCACGCCGGCTGCTGCAGCTGTACCGGCAAATGGAGATCTGGGTGTCTGCCACCAACGCCCTGGGCACA GCCGAGTCCGAGCACCTCCACATCGACCCCATGGACGTGG ccaAGCTGGACCCCCCAACCCTGCAGAGCATCCAGTCCATCCCCTTCCAGACCGACTGCATTGCCCTGGCCTGGGATGTGGCACGGGGCACAAAGCACATGGAGCTGCAGTGTGAGCTGCGCTACCGGGCACCCGAGGACCCTGCCTGGGCCCTG GTCAGCGGCATCATCGGCCAGGCGGGCACGGCGCAGCGCTGCGGTTTCCTCTTTGGCACTCAGTACCACTTCCAGATGCGCTGCCGGCGCAGCTCAGCCTCGGCACTGGGCTCCTGGAGCGAGTGGAGCCCGGGCAGGAACTACACCACCCACGAGAAGG CCCCCACAGGGAAGCTGGACGCGTGGTGGGAGGCTCAGCCAGCCGGGGGGCAGCTGGAGGTGCAGCTGCGCTGGAAG GCCCCTCGGCAGCGGGAGGCTAACGGGCGAGTTCTGGGCTACCGTGTGACCCTGAGCCCCcggaggaggggcagggaccCCCCCACCGTCTGCAACACCACCCACACCCAGTGCAACTTCTCGGTGCCCGCGGCCGCCAGGAGGGTTTATCTCTCAGCCTACAACGCCGCCGGTGAGTCGGCACCGACCGAGGtgatgctgctggagaggaCAG GTCAGCCCCTGGCCGGGCTCCGGGCTGTGCCCGGGGGTGAGC AGCTCTGGGTGCACTGGGAGGCACCGCTGGCCCCAGTGACCGCCTACATCCTGGAGTGGCAGCgggtggcagcagagcctgggcactgcagggcgTGCTGGCAGATGGAGCGTGATGGGGCAGCCACCACAGCCCTTATCCAGG ATGGCATCGAGCCTTTCCAGCGCTACAACATCTCACTGTACCCCCTCTACGAGGGCACTGTCGGGGTTCCCATCCACACCACAGCCTACTCCCAGCAGAAGG CACCGTCCCATGCCCCCAAGCTTCACCTGAAGAGGATCAGCAAGTCAGAGGccgagctgtgctgggagccactGCCAGTGGAGGCGCAGAACGGCTTCATCACCAGCTACACCATCTTCTGGGCCAGCAGCATCACCAGCATGGCCA gtgccaccgTGAAtccttccctcagctcctttGCCATCCGGGGGCTGAAGCCATCGACCCTGTACAAGGTGCACATCATGGCATCCAcggctgctggcagcaccaacGGCACCAGCCTGACCCTGGTGACCACAGTGCTGG ATGACACCGAGCTCCAATTCCTCTtcctgagcctggggctggtCTTTGTCGGGCTCATGGTGTTGCTCATCTGCTTCCAGAAGAACGAGCG gatgaaggagcagctctggcccagCGTCCCCGACCCTGCCAACAGCAGCCTGGGCAAGTGGGTGCCAGCAGCGCTGCCACAG GAGCCGCTCCAGAGCCTCGCCGCGagggagcccggcccggccgccaTCTCCACGGTCACCGTGCTGGAAGGGGAGCCGGGCaagcagcaggggaaggagcacCCCGCCCTGGCCGCCGTCCCCCCGGCGCTGTCGCGGCCCTACGTGCGGCAGGAGGGTCCCGGGGAGCCGGTGCAGTACGCGCGGGTGGGCGGCGCGGGGTACCGGGGGCAGCGGCTGCTCCCCGAGCCCGCTCCCCGCTTCTACGAGAACCTGCGGGGCCGCGGCgacggcagcggcggcggggacTGGGCGTTCCTGGAGGAGCCCCCCGCCACCTTCCCGCTGCTGCAGGGGCTCCGCATCGGCGGGGCCGAGGAGCTGCACGAGTGCCGGGCGGACTAG
- the MRPS15 gene encoding 28S ribosomal protein S15, mitochondrial has protein sequence MLALLGRGLAGPARAGAAVLGRAQPGCSPVLQAARGYARPVTKKRKDIPSHLDDLPPTMLKKDYANLPIMNSVDDVVKRLLSLEMASQREKLKVKTQQLVEKVRRSPHDNGSFEVQVAILTAKIRTLEEHLQRHPKDKSNRRLMLMGLDRRRKMLGYLRRVNYSTFENTCKELGIQYSPPQPYTRHITKRWMVKKALCIKVFQEKQKLQAAERLKKRREWQARARAAREQQEKQVQEKQAQEGTPV, from the exons atgctggcactgctgggccgCGGCCTGGCCGGGCCCGCCCGTGCCGGGGCCGccgtgctgggcagggcacagcccg GCTGCAGTCCTGTGCTCCAGGCAGCCAGGGGCTATGCCAGACCTGTGACAAAGAAGAGGAAAG ACATCCCCAGCCATCTGGATGACCTTCCTCCCACCATGCTGAAGAAGGATTATGCCAATCTCCCAATCATGAACAG CGTGGATGATGTGGTGAAACGCCTGCTGTCCCTGGAAATGGCAAGTCAG AGGGAGAAGTTGAAGGTAAAGACCCAGCAGCTGGTGGAGAAGGTCAGGAGGTCTCCCCATGACAATGGCTCCTTTGAGGTGCAAG TTGCTATTTTGACTGCCAAGATTCGCACGCTCGAGGAGCACCTCCAGAGGCACCCCAAG GACAAAAGCAACCGCAGGCTCATGCTGATGGGTCtggacaggaggaggaagatgctgGGCTACCTGCGCCGGGTCAACTACAGCACCTTTGAGAACACCTGCAAGGAGCTGGGCATCCAGTACAGCCCCCCCCAGCCCTACACCCGCCACATCACCAAGCGCTGGATGGTCAAGAAGGCTTTGTGCATCAAG GTGTTCCAGGAGAAGCAGAAGCTGCAAGCAGCTGAGAGACTGAAGAAGAGGAGAGAGTGGCAGGCGAGAGCAAGAGCTGCACGGgaacagcaggagaagcaggtgcaggagaagcaggcacaggaggggacacctgtgtag
- the OSCP1 gene encoding protein OSCP1 isoform X1 yields MSARTLPLLFLNLGGEMLYILDQRLRAQSIPGEKARKDEWTDVDRKRVMNDIISTMFNRKFMEELFKPQDLYSKKALRTVYDRLAHASIMRLNQASMDKLYDLMTMAFKYQVLLCPRPRDILLVTFNHLDAIKDFISDSPGILNQVDETFRRLIETYNPLSDGEFQLIRQTLLIFFQDMHIRVSIFLKDKVQNSNGRFVLPISGPVPWGTEVPGLIRIFNHKGVEVKRAEFTTAGNYVTPQREGSFELYGDRVLKLGTNMYSVTRPVETHMSGSSKNLASQAKENIAPNPLAKEELNFLARLLGGLDIQKPAGGESGFRLNLFTTDEEEEHAAQTRPEELSYKVINIEATQEPARRAELSRILGELDVAEPRPGSAEKGEDLLALMDGL; encoded by the exons ATGTCGGCGCGGACGCTGCCGCTGCTGTTCCTGAACCTGGGCGGGGAGATGCTCTACATCCTGGACCAGCGGCTGCGCGCCCAGAGCATCCCCGGAGAGAAGGCGCGCAAAG ATGAATGGACAGATGTGGACAGGAAACGAG TTATGAACGACATCATCAGCACCATGTTCAACAGGAAATTCATGGAGGAGCTGTTCAAGCCCCAGGATCTGTACTCCAAGAAAGCGCTGCGCACCGTGTACGACCGCCTGGCCCACGCCTCCATCATGAGACTCAACCAGGCCAGCATGGACAAG CTCTACGACCTCATGACCATGGCCTTCAAATACcaagtgctgctgtgccctcGGCCCAGGGACATTCTGCTGGTCACCTTCAACCACCTAGATGCCATCAAGGATTTCATCTCTGACTCTCCTGGCATTCTGAACCAGGTGGATGAGACCTTCCGGAGGCTGATCGAG accTACAACCCTCTCTCTGATGGTGAATTCCAGCTCATCAGGCAAAcacttctcattttcttccaggACATGCACATCAGG GTCTCCATCTTCCTGAAGGATAAAGTGCAAAACTCCAATGGTCGCTTCGTGCTGCCAATCTCAGGGCCCGTCCCGTGGGGCACAGAGGTGCCAGGGCTCATCAG GATATTCAATCACAAAGGAGTGGAAGTTAAAAGGGCTGAGTTCACCACTGCTGGGAATTATGTTACTCCACAGAGGGAAGGATCTTTTGAGCTTTATGGAGACAGAGTCCTCAAACTTGGGACAAATAT GTACAGTGTGACCCGGCCAGTGGAGACACACATGTCAGGATCTTCCAAAAACCTGGCATCCCAGGCAAAG GAGAACATAGCCCCCAACCCTCTTGCTAAAGAAGAGCTGAACTTTttggccaggctgctgggaggtTTGGACATCCAGAAACCTGCTGGTGGCGAGTCGGGATTTCGGCTGAACTTGTTCACCACTGACGAGGAGGAAGA ACACGCTGCACAGACCAGACCAGAGGAGCTGTCCTACAAGGTTATCAACATTGAAGCCACACAG GAGCCGGCGCGGCGGGCGGAGCTGTCCCGCATCCTGGGCGAGCTGGACGTGGCCGAGCCGCGCCCGGGCAGCGCCGAGAAGGGCGAGGACCTGCTGGCACTGATGGACGGGCTCTGA
- the OSCP1 gene encoding protein OSCP1 isoform X2, which translates to MSARTLPLLFLNLGGEMLYILDQRLRAQSIPGEKARKVMNDIISTMFNRKFMEELFKPQDLYSKKALRTVYDRLAHASIMRLNQASMDKLYDLMTMAFKYQVLLCPRPRDILLVTFNHLDAIKDFISDSPGILNQVDETFRRLIETYNPLSDGEFQLIRQTLLIFFQDMHIRVSIFLKDKVQNSNGRFVLPISGPVPWGTEVPGLIRIFNHKGVEVKRAEFTTAGNYVTPQREGSFELYGDRVLKLGTNMYSVTRPVETHMSGSSKNLASQAKENIAPNPLAKEELNFLARLLGGLDIQKPAGGESGFRLNLFTTDEEEEHAAQTRPEELSYKVINIEATQEPARRAELSRILGELDVAEPRPGSAEKGEDLLALMDGL; encoded by the exons ATGTCGGCGCGGACGCTGCCGCTGCTGTTCCTGAACCTGGGCGGGGAGATGCTCTACATCCTGGACCAGCGGCTGCGCGCCCAGAGCATCCCCGGAGAGAAGGCGCGCAAAG TTATGAACGACATCATCAGCACCATGTTCAACAGGAAATTCATGGAGGAGCTGTTCAAGCCCCAGGATCTGTACTCCAAGAAAGCGCTGCGCACCGTGTACGACCGCCTGGCCCACGCCTCCATCATGAGACTCAACCAGGCCAGCATGGACAAG CTCTACGACCTCATGACCATGGCCTTCAAATACcaagtgctgctgtgccctcGGCCCAGGGACATTCTGCTGGTCACCTTCAACCACCTAGATGCCATCAAGGATTTCATCTCTGACTCTCCTGGCATTCTGAACCAGGTGGATGAGACCTTCCGGAGGCTGATCGAG accTACAACCCTCTCTCTGATGGTGAATTCCAGCTCATCAGGCAAAcacttctcattttcttccaggACATGCACATCAGG GTCTCCATCTTCCTGAAGGATAAAGTGCAAAACTCCAATGGTCGCTTCGTGCTGCCAATCTCAGGGCCCGTCCCGTGGGGCACAGAGGTGCCAGGGCTCATCAG GATATTCAATCACAAAGGAGTGGAAGTTAAAAGGGCTGAGTTCACCACTGCTGGGAATTATGTTACTCCACAGAGGGAAGGATCTTTTGAGCTTTATGGAGACAGAGTCCTCAAACTTGGGACAAATAT GTACAGTGTGACCCGGCCAGTGGAGACACACATGTCAGGATCTTCCAAAAACCTGGCATCCCAGGCAAAG GAGAACATAGCCCCCAACCCTCTTGCTAAAGAAGAGCTGAACTTTttggccaggctgctgggaggtTTGGACATCCAGAAACCTGCTGGTGGCGAGTCGGGATTTCGGCTGAACTTGTTCACCACTGACGAGGAGGAAGA ACACGCTGCACAGACCAGACCAGAGGAGCTGTCCTACAAGGTTATCAACATTGAAGCCACACAG GAGCCGGCGCGGCGGGCGGAGCTGTCCCGCATCCTGGGCGAGCTGGACGTGGCCGAGCCGCGCCCGGGCAGCGCCGAGAAGGGCGAGGACCTGCTGGCACTGATGGACGGGCTCTGA
- the LSM10 gene encoding U7 snRNA-associated Sm-like protein LSm10 yields the protein MEVSHSVKERTIAENSLVILLQGLRGRVTTVELRDESAAAGRVTSVDAFMNVRLAEVTFTDRQGAVSRLDELFVTGRNIRYVHIPDEVDIRATIEEQLQAIHRVRYFGGRDKGRREFLPAKHK from the coding sequence ATGGAGGTGAGCCACTCGGTGAAGGAGCGCACCATCGCCGAGAACAGCCTGGTGatcctgctgcagggcctgcGCGGCCGCGTCACCACCGTGGAGCTGCGCGACGAGAGTGCGGCCGCGGGGCGTGTCACCAGCGTGGACGCCTTCATGAACGTGCGCCTGGCCGAGGTGACCTTCACGGACAGGCAGGGCGCCGTGTCCCGCCTGGACGAGCTCTTTGTGACCGGCAGGAACATCCGCTACGTGCACATCCCCGACGAGGTGGACATCCGGGCCACCATcgaggagcagctgcaggccaTCCACAGGGTGCGCTACTTCGGGGGCCGCGACAAGGGACGCAGAGAGTTCCTCCCTGCCAAGCACAAGTGA